CCAGGACCAGCAATCTGAGATGGAGCCAGGAGGCTGGATTGGATTCTTCCTCCACTTCCCTGGTGATTTCTGATGTCAGCCACGTTTAGAAACCTCTGGTCCCACCCATCTCCCCTAGTCCTCTGACTCTAGGCTCCAATGCAGGGCCTGGAAGGCTgacgttgtttagtcactcagtcgtgtctgactctctatgaccccatggactgcagcacgccaggattctcTCTCCtttaccatttcccagagtttgctcaaactcttgtccattgaatcagtgatgccatccaaccatctcatcctctgtcatccccttctcctcctgccttcaatctttcccagcatcaaggtcttttctaatgagtcgctcttcacatcaggtagccaagtattggagttttagcctcagcattagtccttccaatgaatatttagggtttatttcctttaggattgactggatagGACCACCCATCCCCTGGTCCTCTGACTCTAGGCTCCCATGCAGGGGCTCGGGAGGTGGTTCACAGCAAGAGAACTCAAGGCAGGCCCGTGCCCTAAGGGACCCTGGCACTAGCTCTCAACATCCCCATGAAACTGCCTTGATGAATCCAACCGGCACCCTATTCTTTTGTCCTGCCTGCAAAACTTGCTCCTTCCCCAGACCACCTCCAGGAAGCTCTCCTCAATCTCATCCCCTTATATCCATCAGTCCTCAGCTCAAGCAGTCTCAGTGTGCCCCGCAGGTGCAGTATCAGTACAAACCTGCTCCTTCTCCCTTCATCATGATGAGCCCAATGTCTCTATTTCCTTGGTGTCCCTCCCCAGGGCAGGGACTGAGTGTGACTTGGGCCTGATGTGCAAAGGGTGGCCTTTGGAGCCCTGTCGGGAGTGACTATTAGGCACTAGCACCAGCTGAGCCTTGACTCAATGCCACGCACTGCCTGAAGCGTGTCACATCTGTTATCGAATTTAACCACCAACATCTTaagcagggactttcctggtggtccagtggttaagaatcctcctgccaatgctggggtcacaggtttgatcctggtctgggaagatctcacatgccgcaaggcaactgagcctgcactccaggGCCTGTGCTTTacgacgagagaagccactgcaaggagaagcccactcGCCGCAACTCACAAAAAAAAGCCTACAGGCAGCCGTgaaagcccagcacagccaattaaataattttttaaaaaaccatcctATGTGATAGGTGACATTTCTACTCCCCTTGTACaggcgaggaaactgaggcacagagaggctgcataacctgcccaaggtcacagaacctTGACGTATAAGACAGGAATGAGCTGGAATCCCACACGCCCATGCCCTTCACCTCCCTGTCCAAGATCCTGGAATGCTGGGAATCCCAGCTGCCAGCTGAATCCAGCCTTTCCAGTCGCCTTCTCTCAGGCCTCCCCAGCATGGGCACCCGGCTCCAGTCACGCGGTGAGGTCTCTTCCCAAATCACCGCGCAGCCAGAGCTCTGGGCAGCCCACAGGCTGACAACGTGGAGGATTCGCCTTCCGTGAACACCAGGGACCCGCCCACCTGCTTGCTGTCTGGTCCAGCCAGCCGCCATGGGCTGAGGCCAAGGCCCGCGTGAGGCCGGCCATCCAGGGCTCTCGGTCCCCCTGACCTGCTGCTCCAAGTCCAGCAGTGGTTTCCCTGGAGAGATGATGACCCATGATCCAGGGTCAGCAGAGATAAACCAAACAGCAGAGCGGAGTGGCAAACTGTGAGAGACAGACTGCTAGGAGAGTAACTTAGCCTCTCTGCGCCTCTGTTTTCCTATCTGCAAAACGGGAGTAGTATCAGTAGTATCAGGAAATATCTTGGCAGTCgagcaatggttagaactcttcgctttcactgctgaaggtccaagttcaatccctggtcacagaactaagatcttgcaagctgtACAGagcagccagaaaaagaaaaaacaccttcCTCCAGAGACTCTTGTGAGGATTGAAGGAATTTTTGTCATATGGAACCTCCCCTAACAGAGGGAGCTGTGCTGGGGGAACCAGGATGGAGGGGAGCTGCCTTTCTGAGAGCAAGAATGACCGGAAAGGCTGAGCCAGGGGCTTGTGGGAGTGCAGACATCTCTCTGGGATCCTAAGAGAAGGCTGGGGATTCAGGCCAGTTCAGCTGTGCCCCGTGGTATGCCAACTCCTTGCCCCAAGCAATGCCAGCCCAGGCAAGGGGGCAGACGGTCTGTGCGTCTTGGATCTCAAGGCGTGGTCAGGACACACCCAATCTGCTCCCTGGGGAGgtggaaatgaatgaaaactcCTCCTCCATCCCCAACGCCCACCTGGGGCTGGAACGGAAGCAGAGCCTGGAGATGGGGATTCCCAGGGCCAGAGCCAACCCTGCCTCTCCTCAGGGGTCTGGCCTCCCACTCACACCTTTAGGTCTCCTCAGACTCccccctcccaacacacacacaccaaccagCTGGGTCTGCCTGCTTCTCCATTTCCCGCTGTTCCACAGCAGGGCTTGAAGCTCCCACCAGAGCCTAGCTGGTAATCCTGGAGCCTCAGATCTCAGCGCCTACGGGGCTGCGGCTGGTCCTCCCCTCTCCGTGGCCAGATGAAGGCCTGCAGAGAAAGGCGTGAGCCCGGGAAGAAAGGCAGAAAGGACCGGGCTGCCTTTGGGGACTCCCCTGCTCCCTCAGCTCTGCGCAAATTTGCTTGTTTGGATCCTGCTTTATTGAAGGCCTTTTTTGGTACCCCCCCACCATCAGTCTGCGGGCTCCCCCAGGAGGGGGCAATGTCTGTTCCCTCGGGCACAGGAGGGCACAGAGGGTTCTGTCTCCCCCACCGGATTGGGCGTCCACTGTGATGAGGAGCTCCGTGTCTCCCCCCTTAGATTGGGAGCACCCGGAAAGTGAGAACCATCCATCTTTCTCTCCCTGTGTCAAATCCTTGGGTGTTCGAAGGGTGGACAAGCTCTTGAGAGAATCTCCACCCTACCGCCCAAGCCCCAGACAGCAAGTTCCTGGCCCCACTTCAGGCCTCGCTGGGCCCCCGAGGGACATCTGGCCCAGTCCCTGCGCCTGCCCCATGGAACTTTCCTCTGCAGCTGCACTATCCTGGCCACCTGGTGCTGGGCTGGGTGGCCCCGCCCAGCCAGGGGGAGGAAGGAGCTGGCCTCGACAGGAGGCCAGTAGGCAGCTTGAGCAAGGCCTAGAGAAAAAACTTCCATCCTCCGCTGTCTTCTTAGCCAGCAGACTGAGGGGTCCCAACCAGCTGGGTCTGGGAGAGCTGGAGAGACTCCTCCAAGCAGCATCTCCTGACAAGGACACCCCTCTATCCAAAGGTAGGGGTCAGCAGGAATGAGTAGAAGGTCTGAGTTGCAGTCAATGATGCCACCTCCAACCAGCTGTGACAACCTGAGACCAGGGGTCTAACCTTTCAGGGAACTCAGTCTTCCCAACTGCAAAATGGGCCCAATGATTACTTACGCTATCAAAAAGGTCTGAGTGGAACAAGGGAAGCACAGGGCGGCCACTTGAGAGCGGCCTGATATTAGCCACATGTCTGGGGACCTGCTTATCTACCAGGTACTTTACCTGGATTATCTCAGCAACGCCCAGAATCCTGCACACTCTGCGGAGGCTGCCTTGCACCTACTCTGCCCCCTCTCATCACCTGCTGGGGATCAGGGCACCTGCAGCCTTGTCCTCAATTTGGTCTCTCCAACTCACCCCCCTGAGTTTCATCATAGGTGGTTGGGGTTTCTCTCCTGGGATGGTCTAAAGTGGAGGGAGCCTACATCAGTAgaagcagaaggaagagaaactcagggggaaaaaaggccAGCAACTAGACCCCGGCCACAGGCCCTTTGCACATACCACCAGCCCAGCCCTGTGCTTAGCACCGCCCTCATCGGATTTTTTGACAGGTCTTACTGTCCTGCTGGGTACTTCAGAAAGTAGCActgggcccaagaaagaaaaTGCCTTGATGGCCTGGGCATTGAGCTGAACTCTCACCAACAGGGCTCAACCCACGGAATCCCTGTTCAAGCTCTGGGACTGAGGTATGTTCGCTCCTGTTTTGCAGGCTAGAACACCAAGCCTCATGGAGATGAAGCAACACTGCTTCACCATGGGAGACATGTGGCCTTGGGTAGAACCTGACACAAAGGAAGTATTCAAGAAATGGTGGTTCCCATCCCTTCTCCTGGCCCAAGTCTGCTAAACTACCATCTGTCTCAGGTGCCATCTGCTAAACTACCCCCACTCTGTTCCCAGGTTCTCTAGGAGGGTGGAACAACAGAACGGGGATGATGGAGGCTGTGGCCAGTCTGGCTCTGCTTTGCTGGGCTTGCCCGCCTTCAGTGTCCCCCTGGGGGCTCTCAGATGCTCACTGGGCAGGTGGTCCAGGTAGAGCTGGGGAGGAACAGAGCACCCACTTGGGACACCTTGAAATCCAATCTGCCTTGGGGATGTAGAAGGAGCACTAGACCTGGAATCCAGCAGATCTGAGACCTACCACTCCAAGGCTGAACCTCCCTGGGCAGTCACTGAACCTGTCTGGGCCCCAGTCTCCTCATGTGCAACTCAGAGAGAGTTAAGACCCACCAGACAGGGGCAGAGCAGACCACAGAGGACACAGGCAAGTACCAACGGTTCTGGCATTTGAGCCAACCCTTCCACCCCCGACCCTGCCCAGGGGCCCCTCACTCCAGGGTTGTGAGGCCTAGGTGAGAATCCAGGTTCCAAAGTCCACAAGCagaatgaccttgggcaagtgagtCAACTCTAGAGCCTCAGTTTGCCCAGCTGGAAAATGGGAATAGTAGAAGGATGGGCTTCAGCTTGGGATCGGCTTAACTGATGTCTGATCCGTGGCCAGCGCTCCATATATGGTAGCTACTGTTCTTATTATTATGCGTGCTTTGACCCTTCGGGTACTTAATGGGACTTCGGCCATTCCTCCCCTCCAGCGGCATGAAAGTGGGAACCGCAACCCTAAGAGGGGAAGTGACCAAGTCACCAGCGAGTCAGGGGACCAGCAACCTGAACCCAGAAACCCTCAGAAGCCCAGGACTTCCCTACAGACCTCTCCTAACGGAGGCAGCCCCTAGACCAGCCCTCCTGCCCGCATACTCCCGCTCCAGCCCCTGTTGCCTCCCTCCCACACCTCCCACTCCCCCGGCCCGGAGCCCTCACCCTCCGGCTTGGCGTCACCCTTCGTTTCTGCTAGGAGCAGCCAGCCCAGCGGGGCCAGGAGCAGCAGGAGCCGCATGGCTGGGATCTAGGAACGTCCGGCCGGTCCAGCGGCGCTCGCAGGCTGGAAACTTCGCGATGGGGTCGGCGATCCCGCTGCCACGCACTGGGCCCGCCCCGGGGGCGGTGTCGCGCCGCGCGGCCTGGGGGCAGGGTTTCCTGCAGACTCGCCCGAATCCGCTGCTTCTCCGAGTCCTAGCTGCTCCCTGCGGCCTGTTTCCGCGGCTCCCGGGTCCTGCCGCCGCCGCCCTGCTCCCTCTCTTCTCCCGGGGCTTCACTTCGACCGGGAAGAGGAGGCGAGACGGGGCGAGGCAACAGTTTCTATACCCAAGACCCTGCGCCAAGCCTTGATGGTAACGATCAATGTGAGCCTCGGTTTCCACGCTTGAAAAGTGGGGTTTACGATGGCTGCTATGCATTGGATCTTGCACGGGTTAGTGACGTTGCTACCAACGGGGCACTTCGAACAGCCCGGTGATAAGCTCTCAGTACATCTCAGCCCTTCAGATTTCGTTAGTCCTTGTTCAAAGCGAAAGTGGGCGTGAGGGTCTGAGCCTGGAGTGGGCGAGGCCGGCAGGAATGTGTTCAGAGGCATCCACACCCTTGCGGGCCCTCCTGGCTGCTGGCCATGTAGAAAGCGCATCACCGACCCACAATGAGGGCTCAGTTTACTCTGCCTGTTTGTCCCTGGGAGGTAAAGGACAACCTCGGAGCCTAGGAAGGTCTTggccctgaggtcactgttgaatgaatcaatgaatgaaattGTTTAAGGTCTTTCACAGAAGTGAGTGCTTCAAGCATGTGGGACTGCTTCAGCGTGAGGAATACACCACTGATAGGATGTCATGAGGGGAAAGCAGTATATACACTATGACTCCACTCAGCAAAAATATATCCTTACAGACACGATGCTAAAAGAAAATGGCAGTCAAATGTTTACAGTCGTAATTTCCAGCTTGTGGGAACATGTGTATGTTATTCCCaggtagtttttattttcttttttatatttttcattgtttttagaattattttacaaTGAATATATACTATTTGTACAATCCAAACAAAGTCAGcatattatttatgtatgtatttatttgaccgcgccaggtcttagttgcagcacatgggatcttcaacgATCATCCTTGCAGCACGcactttagtttcagcatgtgcaCTCtacttgtggcctgtgggatctagttccccaaccaggaatcgaacctgggccccttcaTTGGGAGCTCTGTCTTAGcgactggactaccaggaaatcCCACATGTTCTTTTAGAAAGTAGGTACAGTCCCTGGGAACCTGGGAGATCATCTCATTGTACAGAGATTCACTCGTGGTAAAGATGATAAAAGTGAGGCCCAGGGGACGCGGCAGCAAGCTCAAGGTCAAAAGGCAAGTGAAGGGAGGCATGTGTGCCAACCAGGGCCTCTGCCAGCCAAATGGGACCTGGGACCCAGGGCGGGGAGTTTCTGTAGCTGGGGACAGGACTTGATGCCAGGATCCACCGGATGTTTTTTAAATTCAGGAGGATGCAGGCTGAAATTCCAGCTCCttcgaggaggaaatggaaggataagcagaggggaagagaaggagCATGTGTTGACTGGCTCAGTTTTCAAAGCTCTGGCTCATGTCCCATTCCCCAGGGCCCTGCCATTTGGGCAGTATTGCCCCTGTTTGTGAAATGAGGAAATCAGAGCTCAGAGAAGTGGAGCAACTTGCTCAGTCACACGGCTGTTGTGGGATCACAGAAAGGGAGGCAACTTTTCTCTAACTTCCCTTTTGCTCGGGCCCAAGAAGAATCTCGACGATGGTGAAGTACTCTGGACAGAAAAAATCCTAGGGCAGTGGGGTTCCCAGAGTCATTGCAAACCAGTAGGGGAACTCAATCTTGGAGGCTGGTGGCCTCCCTTTGAGAAAGGATCACCCTGGTGAAGCCTGCCCCACCTCCCCAATTTCgatatccattcttctgtccccCCAACCCCCTTCACTAAATTGCTGCAACTTGAACTCGGTCCAAGCTTCATCGGAAGGGAAGGCCTGTCTCTTTAAGCAGCCAGGGGTGGCAGCCGCCCAGATGTTACTCCCGGTACGTGCTGCACGTGTTGTGCACATTTAAAGGAACCGGACTCTGCTTTTCTGGGAAGGTACAGAAAGGCTAGCTGGGCTAGAGGGCGGTGGTCTGGTGCCACAAGAGGCTGTTCTCCCTTTCATCCTCTGCTTTTAcccatttttatcatttcttttgttGACCGGAGGAAGTGTGATAGTCTCAGTGAACAGCTACATTCTCTGTGTTACTGGCAGATTCTCAGCCTCCGCCCACTTTACAGCCATCAGTGAGTCCCACTGGTACCTACtccttttaataataataatagtaatagaatTTCCAAGCTgtttccttaaattaaaaaagtaacaTGCAAGTAATATGCTAACTCCCACTGGCTTCCACtccctttaataataataataataatgatagaatTTCCAAGCTGTTCtcttaaatgaaaaaagtaataTGCAAGTGAATATCATATGCTATAATTTCTGTGAAGGAAAAAATATAGATCTCTGTCTATATATTTGTTAGTGAATAGAATTTCTGGAAAAGTATCCAAGGAACAAGAAGCAGTGGTTCCACCTAGGAAGAGAAACTAACTAGCTGGAGCTCCTGGAAAGAGAAAGACTTAATGTCCATGTGTCAcccttttgtatattttgaattttgtatcATGTACATGTGTTTTCTGTTTCCtagtcaaaaaaagaaatttaaataatgagTGTTATTTTTtaagccagtgtgtgtgtgtatgtgtgtgttagtcaatcagtcgtgtctgactctttgcgaccccatgaacttccagcctcctctgtccatgggattctccaggcaagaatactggagtgggttgccatgccactctcgaggggatcttccctagtccagggatcatacccacgtctcctgcatcacaggcagattctttgctgctgagccactgaggaacaTATTTTAAGCCAGGCAATATGCTAAATGTTTAACTTGTTTGTCCAGCTTAAGTCTCAGACCAATCCAGTGCTGTCTTGtgatccccattttatggatggagAAACCCAGGCCCAAGGAAGTTAGTGGACTTGCTAGCAAGGGGCAAGGCCAAGATTCAAAACCCAGGTAGCCTCAAGCCAGGgtcctcactctttttttttttttaatttacttttgactgcgctgggtctttgttgctgcactctggctttctctagttgaggcaagaaggggctactctttcttgtggtccatgggcttctcattgcagtgacttattttgttgtggggcatgggctccagagcctcggacttcagtagttgtgactcactGGCTTCATTGCTTcgaagcatgtaggatcttcctggaccacggattgaacccatgtttccttcaCTGGctagcagattcttaaccactggaccatcagggaagtccaaggtccTTTCTCCTGACCTTCTGACTTTGTTGTGGCTATATTGCTGACCCTGTGATTCCTTCCCCTGGGGTGTTTGAGAGTGGTAAGAAGTTAAGAGAgagaggggggcttccctggtggctcagcggtaaagaattcacctaccaatacaggagatgggGATTCCacccctgagtggggaagattccctggaggaaatggcaacccactccagtattcttgcctgggaaaccacatggacagaggagcctggcgggctacagtccatggggtcgcaaagagtcaagttggatacgacttagtgactaaacaacaataatgacaacaacaaaggAGTTAAGAGCACCAACAGTGACCCTTCTCTTTGACGTAGAAATCTACTTCCAGAAATTGCTCCCCCAGAAACAATCTCAAAAGTAGACCAAGCTGTATGTCTATCACACAGATGTTTACAGTAGCAAAAACAATTTCATAGGTTTACATGTACTGTGTAGTTGCACCTTGCTTGCTTTGCttgtattaacttatttattccTCAGAAATCTGAGAGGCAGGTTCTCtggtcatccccattttacaggtgggatcAAGCCTGGTTTAGTTCTTTGCTCTCATTTCACTGTTCCTCCCAAGTACTTCTGCCTTGCTGAGTTGGTTGGATGGATCCTATCTGTCTAACTGTAGGTTATGGATTCCTGCACATTCATGAAGCTGTCCTGTGGGCTTGTGAAATCCTTGTGGGAGTTAAGagtctgtgtgtatgttttgataatgatcttaaaaatataaaaaggtgAGCATACTGAAGGATCACCTGGAGAGTTGCCTTCTCTTAGGGTGCTGGCCCTAGAACTCAGCAAACACATCTGCGTCTGCACACAGCTCACAAGAAGCCACCTCAAATGACCGTATAATTTTCAACAACTGGAAAGCACACTGTCTGACTTTGGAATGTCCTGAAACTAAAACGGAAACAATCGTCCCATTGTCTTCTCCTGTGCTCTGATtgaattttttccccccagaaacaAAATTTCTCTTCTGCATTGATAATTCACAAATGAAAAGCATTTTCAAAGCATGCAGCTTTAGTGTTTTATGTTATTTAATAAGTTAAAACTCACAGCTGACATCAAGAAGATGACTTAgaggcctttcctggtggtccagtggttaagaattccgtggtggctcagatagtaatgcaatgcaggagaccagagttccatccttgggtcgggaagatcccctggagaagagaatggcaacccactccagtattcttgcctgaagaattccacggacagaggggcctggtgggctacagttcatgaactTGCAAAGAATCatacaggactgagccactatcGCTTTCGTTTtcttttccaatgcaggggacatgggttcgatccctggtctgggaaaattccacatgtcTCGGGGCAGTTAAGCCCTCTAGAGAGGCCGCATGCTGACAcatgccaaataaataagtaattaaaagttatttatctaaaagaaagagaagaagatgaCTTGGTATGATAGAGAAATGGAGTGTCCTGGAACTGGTTTGTGTCCCATACATACTGTACATGCAGCCAGACTGGTCTGGAAAAGTGTCAACAAAATATATACTAGGAAATCTGATTGACAGtggttactttcttttctttttctttcttttttttgggaggggggtACTATTCTGCGCAGTTGTTAAGTATTTTTGCAGTGAGGATcatttttacagaaaaaagtttttaaattattttttaaaaatcttagggCTGTTGAATCCATCAGTAGCAGATGGGGCCCGACACGTGTTAGGTTTGGCTTGCGcggtggcttttttcttttttctttccatgaGCTGGAAGCGTCCAGTCTTCCACAGACCCCGATAGGACTCTTTCGGACTTGGCATAACCGAAGAACCGGTGGCCCATCCCCCGGCGGCGGCCGCCCGCTCCTTGCTGTGGCCCCGCCTCCTGTGGGGCCCGCTCGCGCCCCTTCCTCCACCCGCCTCTTTTCCATCTGTCGCAAAAGATTCGGCGGCGCTTGACGGCCGGTGTTGTTTGACGGCCGGAGGGAAccgagaaggaggaggaagcagctgTGGTGGCTGCCGCGGCGCCTGTGAGTGGAGCCGGGGTGGGCGCTGCGGTCCGGGCCCGGGAGTGAGGCGCGGGCGCCCGGGCCGGTGGGCTGGGCGGCGGGCCCGGCGGCCGCCCCCGCGCCGCGCCCGCGCCTGGCGGCCCGATGTGGCTGCAGCAGCGGCTTAAGGGGCTGCCGGGACTGCTGTCGAGCAGCTGGGCCCGCCGCCTACTCTGCCTGCTCGGCCTCCTGGTGCTGCTTCTCTGGTTCGCGGGCTCCGGggcgcggcgggcggcgggcggcctGCAGCTGCTGCCCTGGCCCCACGGCGAGCCGGGCGCTGCCGAGCCCTCTGCCTGTCTGGAGGCGGCCACCCACGCCTGGCGCAGCCTGCGGGAGCGGGGCGAGGCTGTGCCCCTGGGCCCTGGAGTGCCATCTCTGGTGGCCAACGGCTTTCTGGCCCTGGACGTGGTCGCCAACCGGCTGTGGGTGACCCCTGGGGAGCGGGAGCCCGCCGTGGCGCCGGACTTCGTGCCCTTCGTGCAGCTGCGCCCGCTGAGCCCGCTCCCTGAAGCTGGGGAGTCAGTGTTGCTTCTGCGGGAAGGGCTGCTGCGGCGAGTACGTTGCTTGCAGCTGGGGACCTCGGGTCCCGGCCCTGTGGCCGCCGGCCCGGGCCCCGCCTCGGCCTCCGGCCTGCTCACGGGATCCGGCCGAGACTGCGTGCTGCTGCAGGAGGACTTTCTCGCTCACCGTGGCCGACCCCACGTCTATCTGCAGCGCATCCAGCTCAACAACCCCACGGAACGCGTGGCCGCGCTGCAGACTGTGGGGCCCACTGCCGGCCCGGCCCCCAGGGCCTTCACCAGCACCCTGGAGAAGGTCGGAGACCATCAGTTCCTCCTCTACTCTGGCCGGTCCCCGCCTGTTCCCACGGGGCTGGTGCACCTGGTGGTGGTGGCCGCCAAGAAGTTAGTGGACCGTCTCCAGGTGGCTCCCAAGGCGCAGCTGGACGAGACTGTGCTGTGGGTGGTACACGTTTCTGGCCCCCTTAACCCCCAGGTGCTCAAAAGCAAAgcagccaaggagctcaaggtGCTCCAGGACTTGGCTCGGAAGGAAATGCTGGAGCTCTTGGAGATGCCAGCAGCTGAGCTGCTCCAGGATCACCAGCGCCTCTGGGCTCAGCTCTTCAGTCCAGGTGAGGTCCGGCTTTGTCGGGCGTCCACACCTTGAAGCAGGGTGAGCACAGCCCACCCTGGGGATGCCCCTGCAAAGTCAGCAGAGCTGACACTGAAGGGGGGTCCTAGGGTGGCTCATACTTGGGCTTGCCATTGGGTCTGGGGCTGACTCTTGCTCCACCACTTAGTATCTGCGTGACCTTGAACCAGGCGCTGACTCTCTCTTGGCCTGTATTCAATAATAATAGTAACGCCTACCTCAGAAGACATTCAGCAGAGTCTTATGAGAGAAGTGCGTAAAGGGCAGGTGTTATTGTTACTTGTTCTTGTAGATGAAGCCTGGTTTGAGCAGAGtggtttggggggtggggggaaggatcACTTGGTAAAGGATAAATGAAGGGCCTGGCTGGTCCCCAGAGTCTTTCCTCAGTTCCCCACAGTTTCAGCTGGTGACAAGCTtgggcttctttttttaaaaaaattacttattttttggctgagccaggttgttgttgcagcatgcagttttctctagttgtggcttgtgggatgcagagcccacgggcttagttgctacgtggcatgtggaatcttagttccccaaccagggatcagactctcgtaccctgcattggaaggtggattcttaactaccggaccaccagggaagtccctggtgcaCACTTTTAAGGGTCCCACTGGCTGCTGTCTCAGCATATAGACAgtaagtgggggcggggggcagtagAATTTGGAGACCAGATAGGTGGTTTTGGCAGGAGCCGAGGTGAGGGGAGGGTGGCTGGGACCAGAGCTGTGACTGTGGAGGTCACGGTGGATGACTCTGATACTTTCGGAGCTGGAGCCGCTGGGGCTTTCAGTGGACTGGCAGTGAAGAGTGAGAACGTGAGGGTGACTCCTGAGTTTGTGGGGAGGGTGCCAGCAGGTGTCTGGAGATGATTTAAGCAAGGATTGGGGGGGACTGGAAGAATTCAAACCTTCAGGTTCAAAATGCCTGTCAGACATCCAGGTAGAGACACCACATGTGCGGTTAGCTGTCTGAGGCTAGCGTTCATAC
The sequence above is drawn from the Dama dama isolate Ldn47 chromosome 14, ASM3311817v1, whole genome shotgun sequence genome and encodes:
- the KIAA2013 gene encoding uncharacterized protein KIAA2013 homolog translates to MWLQQRLKGLPGLLSSSWARRLLCLLGLLVLLLWFAGSGARRAAGGLQLLPWPHGEPGAAEPSACLEAATHAWRSLRERGEAVPLGPGVPSLVANGFLALDVVANRLWVTPGEREPAVAPDFVPFVQLRPLSPLPEAGESVLLLREGLLRRVRCLQLGTSGPGPVAAGPGPASASGLLTGSGRDCVLLQEDFLAHRGRPHVYLQRIQLNNPTERVAALQTVGPTAGPAPRAFTSTLEKVGDHQFLLYSGRSPPVPTGLVHLVVVAAKKLVDRLQVAPKAQLDETVLWVVHVSGPLNPQVLKSKAAKELKVLQDLARKEMLELLEMPAAELLQDHQRLWAQLFSPGVEMKKITDAHTPSGLTVNLTLYYMLSCSPAPLLSPDLSHRERDQMESTLNYEDHCFSGHATMHAENLWPGRLSSVQQILQLWDLWRLTLQKRGCKGLVRAGAPGILQGMVLSFGGLQFTENHLQFQADPDVLHNSYALHGIRYKNDHINLAVLADAEGKPYLHVSVESRGQLIKIYACEAGCLDEPVELTSAPQGHTFSVMVTQPITPLLYISTDLTHLQDLRHTLHLKAILAHDEHMAQQDPGLPFLFWFSVASLITLFHLFLFKLIYNEYCGPGAKPFFRNKEDPSV